In a genomic window of Dyadobacter fermentans DSM 18053:
- a CDS encoding UBP-type zinc finger domain-containing protein has protein sequence MEQVCKHIEDIQEIKVADQLVCEECRKVDGWWVHLRTCQTCGATLCCDSSPAKHMTKHFHHTGHPVASSAEPGERWLWCYKDEAFVEY, from the coding sequence ATGGAGCAGGTTTGTAAGCATATTGAAGATATTCAGGAGATTAAGGTCGCCGACCAGCTGGTGTGCGAGGAATGCCGGAAGGTAGACGGCTGGTGGGTACATTTGCGGACCTGCCAGACCTGCGGCGCGACCCTTTGCTGCGACAGTTCGCCCGCCAAGCACATGACTAAGCATTTTCATCACACCGGTCATCCGGTGGCATCGTCGGCCGAGCCCGGCGAGCGGTGGCTTTGGTGTTACAAGGACGAGGCATTCGTAGAATACTAA
- a CDS encoding response regulator yields MSIVGPIISIEDDADDQFLIKSVIEELDIPNELLFFNNGVEALLYLETTREQPFLIICDINMPVMNGLELRERIDKNEYLRKKSIPFVFLSTADNPLVIETAYESTIQGFFKKENSFDDLKNRIRVIYDYWAYCLHPNQYI; encoded by the coding sequence ATGTCAATAGTAGGACCGATTATTTCGATAGAGGACGACGCCGATGATCAATTTTTAATCAAAAGCGTGATCGAGGAGCTTGACATACCCAACGAGCTTTTGTTTTTCAATAACGGCGTCGAAGCGCTGCTATACCTGGAAACCACGCGTGAGCAACCCTTTCTGATCATTTGCGACATTAACATGCCGGTTATGAACGGCCTTGAACTGCGGGAGCGGATTGACAAGAACGAATATCTGCGGAAGAAATCGATCCCGTTCGTGTTTCTGAGCACGGCCGATAATCCGCTGGTGATCGAAACGGCCTATGAATCGACCATTCAGGGGTTTTTTAAAAAGGAAAACAGCTTCGACGACCTTAAAAACAGAATACGCGTGATCTACGATTACTGGGCATACTGCCTGCACCCGAATCAATACATCTGA
- a CDS encoding YceI family protein yields the protein MKKQFLTLLTLAALFTSCTDHDVPATSNYHLDETSVAEWKGYLKTGYFNEGSLEVESNSLVIENGKVKSGSFTLPLASIVNFNLPTDELKHQLVHHLQSADFFHMALHPNVTFEIMSVSPYSGSEPGVVSGANFLVTGHLTMLGKSNPVTFPARIDLNGNSFKMEALTQFDRTLWGMTYATEAGLPDDASIKPGIDVHLKLSGSKM from the coding sequence ATGAAAAAACAATTTCTAACACTGTTAACACTTGCCGCACTATTCACAAGCTGCACCGATCACGATGTGCCAGCTACCAGCAATTACCACCTCGATGAAACTTCCGTAGCGGAATGGAAGGGTTATCTCAAAACGGGTTACTTCAACGAAGGCTCGCTGGAAGTGGAAAGCAACAGCCTGGTAATCGAGAACGGAAAGGTGAAAAGCGGGTCGTTCACGCTTCCGCTGGCGTCCATCGTGAACTTTAACCTGCCTACCGACGAGCTGAAACACCAGCTGGTACACCACCTGCAAAGCGCCGATTTCTTTCACATGGCGCTCCACCCGAATGTCACTTTCGAAATTATGAGCGTATCGCCGTATTCAGGAAGTGAGCCGGGTGTGGTATCAGGGGCAAACTTTCTGGTGACAGGACATTTAACGATGTTAGGCAAAAGTAATCCGGTCACGTTTCCCGCACGCATCGACCTGAATGGCAATTCATTCAAAATGGAGGCGCTTACGCAATTCGATCGCACGCTATGGGGCATGACCTACGCCACAGAGGCCGGACTGCCGGACGATGCGTCCATTAAACCCGGCATTGATGTGCATCTGAAACTTTCGGGCAGCAAAATGTAG
- a CDS encoding sigma-54-dependent transcriptional regulator, with the protein MKKILIVDDEEKLRGLMGRVIRLEGFEVIEAGDVRTAWKKLDQLDIDVVLCDVKLPDGNGVEFSKALKEKQPLLEVILLTAYGNIPDGVQAIKNGAFDYITKGDDNNKIIPLLYKALEKAELNRRVVRLEKQLGERHSFDAIIGKSKRLQASIELARRVAPTDTTVLLLGETGTGKEVFAQSIHQASARAKKSFVAVNCSAFGKDLLESEMFGHKAGAFTGAVRDKKGLFEEANNGTIFLDEIGELAPELQAKLLRVLESGEFIKIGETHPTKVNVRVIAATHRDLPRQIEAGDFRSDLFYRLSVFQITLPALRERTADIGALASSFAAQFALKTNKKITSLSADFITALEKNPWNGNIRELKNVIERSVILTDGPVLDVASLPFEMQHPAQDGARSLSAFSLASAEKLHLQKVLNYTGGNKAEAARLLEIGIATLYRKIDEYKL; encoded by the coding sequence ATGAAGAAAATACTGATCGTCGACGACGAGGAAAAACTGCGCGGCCTGATGGGCCGGGTAATCCGGCTGGAAGGGTTTGAGGTGATCGAGGCTGGCGATGTGCGCACGGCCTGGAAGAAGCTGGACCAGCTGGATATCGACGTCGTGCTTTGCGATGTGAAGCTGCCCGACGGCAATGGTGTCGAGTTCTCCAAAGCATTGAAGGAAAAACAGCCGCTGCTGGAAGTGATCCTGCTCACGGCCTATGGCAACATTCCCGACGGCGTGCAAGCGATTAAAAACGGCGCTTTCGACTACATTACCAAGGGCGACGACAATAACAAGATCATCCCGCTGCTTTACAAAGCCCTCGAAAAGGCCGAACTGAACCGGCGGGTGGTAAGGCTGGAAAAGCAGCTCGGCGAGCGGCATTCTTTCGACGCGATCATCGGCAAATCGAAAAGACTGCAAGCGAGCATCGAACTGGCCCGACGCGTGGCGCCTACCGACACGACGGTTCTATTGCTGGGTGAAACCGGCACAGGAAAGGAGGTTTTCGCACAATCCATTCATCAGGCAAGCGCCCGCGCCAAGAAATCGTTTGTGGCGGTGAATTGCTCCGCATTCGGAAAAGACCTGCTCGAAAGCGAGATGTTCGGGCACAAGGCGGGCGCCTTTACCGGTGCCGTGCGGGACAAAAAAGGGCTGTTCGAGGAAGCGAACAACGGAACCATCTTTCTGGACGAAATAGGGGAGCTCGCACCCGAATTGCAGGCCAAGCTGCTACGCGTGCTCGAATCGGGGGAGTTTATTAAAATCGGGGAAACGCATCCAACCAAAGTGAATGTGCGCGTGATCGCCGCCACGCACCGCGATTTGCCCAGACAAATCGAAGCCGGCGATTTCCGAAGCGATTTGTTTTACCGGTTATCCGTGTTCCAGATCACATTGCCCGCCCTGCGTGAACGCACTGCCGATATCGGCGCGCTGGCGAGTAGCTTCGCGGCACAGTTTGCATTGAAAACCAACAAGAAAATCACCTCGCTGTCGGCCGATTTTATCACTGCATTGGAAAAAAATCCCTGGAACGGCAACATCCGGGAGCTCAAAAACGTGATCGAACGGAGCGTTATACTCACCGACGGACCTGTGTTGGACGTCGCCAGCCTGCCGTTTGAAATGCAGCATCCGGCGCAGGACGGTGCCAGGAGCTTGTCGGCATTTTCGCTGGCAAGCGCTGAAAAACTGCATTTGCAAAAAGTCCTCAACTACACCGGCGGCAATAAGGCCGAAGCGGCACGCCTGCTCGAAATCGGCATCG